The Homalodisca vitripennis isolate AUS2020 unplaced genomic scaffold, UT_GWSS_2.1 ScUCBcl_1694;HRSCAF=5640, whole genome shotgun sequence DNA window TGGTGATGTGAGGCGGAAACAATAACAAGTCCACACCTACAGCTTTCTGAACGTTTAAGACAAATAGTGAACATGTATCAAtcaaatgtatatgttttatatattattatgaactGTAAAAGTGTGGTACATAATCCATAAAAATCCACATTACTtgaaatatcatataattaaacGCTTATCTTGTAATTACGTTGTATTTGGAGGCCGCCACTCCAAATACATTATACTTGATACCACAATTGGTTTGTAAATAggcaaactttaaatttactttcccTCTATGAATATTTGGGGTAGTAAAATTTTGGGtaagatataaaaactattattcaaattctcatttctttaaaatgttaagcgCATAACATATCTGAAGATAttcgaaatttatttatagtGTACAATACTACATATACGATTGTTTCTGGTTTACAGGCTGTACAAAAGGTccataaatacacaaatttccttttaataatcaattcaatattttcaatactcaaaatgctttattttttgaTAGATTGATTTCCCAATCCATTAACCTACACAACATTATGGTCTTTCAATTTTGAACTTGTTTAATCTTCTGccattttataatcaataaagattataaagtgaggtttctagtttttttacaataataaagagcttaaaaatgatatatatatatatatatatttttgtgattcaatgtttattgaaattaaacaaggctattgccatttatacagtttattgtaaataaaagacgtttgacaggtatttggtctttccgATCATTCATATggtagtttgcttatttaaaacgcatatgtgacagatacggccaaatacaaaataattgaatcggaaaaagtaagcgctctgtggtgtaatggtagcacattcacccggcaagtgagagatccgggttcgactcccggcggagcaagtactttttgtgattcaatgtttattgaaattaaataaggctattgccatttatacagtttaatgtaaataaaagtcgtttgacaggtatttggtcttccgatcatacgttagtttgcttatttaaacgtatatgtgacagatacggccaaatacaaaataattgaatcggaaaaagtaagcgctctgtggtgtaatggtagcacattcacccggcaagtgagagatccgggttcgactcccggtggagcaagtactttttgtgattcaatgtttattgaaattaaataaggctattgccatttatacagtttaatgtatatagatACCTTTACAACATTGTGCAAAGtatgtagaaataatattaatgctTTTCCAAAAATTTAGTGATTCTGTGAACTATACACATTCCtattatttactcgtatttgtttcaatataagagaaagtattttattattttgatttaattaaaaactttttttctatttaattatttcatcccTAAAGAATTTGTAGGCTGACTATCTTTAAAGAGTATTAGccgaaaacaataatttaaaaaatctctcaTGATGTGCATTACTGATATGAAACGTGGAAATTAAACTACTATGGtgcataatatttttgaatttgaatatagataaatatttaagttaataagtATAAGGATTAATTGCAAAACTTGCACAGAACTTATTACAGTGCCTAATTTTATCGGTAGAAGACGAGACAGAATGTCGTGtacaatttattaacaaacaagTAACATTTTGTCACAAGTTGTCTAAACTTACTGAAACCCTTGTAAGACAGGCACTTCAGGACTTTGTGGCCTaactttactttaatataaatggaTGTCGGATCATATGTGTCTGCTTCGCCACAAAAGAACTTACTGCAACATCGAAATTAACTGAATGATTATAAATAGACAAACACAACAACCAAGATAAACTCTgtatttatatacctattatattttagtttggagtagatttttttagttttaatagaaatatatatatatatatatatatatatatatatatatatatatatatataagattaattgcatttgttgtaaacaaaattactGCATACTTTTATAGTTTCGGCATCTGGACTACTTACTTGTCCCACAACCTATTACTATGAATAAGTCTAAAACCccatttgttttaagatattgtttttttaacttaaaaaagctGTTCCCAATCATATAGAGAGACTTCTGCTATCAGGTGTTTTTGCCTCCaggttatttgtttaattatttcaaaaattttaagtttgctaataaaaatacttatgtttgctcgatacatttatttattattgcaaaaaaaaagGCGGTTTGTTTTGGGCAGACAGCCTTCCGTTACGCTCtcacatttaacattaaattgtaagttATTACATAGCTGTTacactcaatttatatttttgtgagttttttaaatatcattctcAGTATGGCATCAGAAAACTGTGGCAATTGTAACGATAAACTTTCTAAAACCGGAGACTATGCATCGTGCTCATTCTGTAGCAGAGGCTTCCACTTTGAAAGATGCAGTGTGAAGAAACAAACTTGGACATCCATGGGCGCTAAGCAGTCTACTTGGGTATGTACTATTTGTAGAAAGAATAAAAAAGGTTCTACATCCCAAAATGAAGATGAAGACGTACTTCCCCAAGCAAACCCGGATGACGATTTAGAGGTTAGTAGCCTAGGTGTTCAGAGGTCTATCCTCGCCAAAGTAACGGCCCTCATGGACATGAAGGGAAAACTCGACAGTATTGAGTCATCTATGAAGTTTCTCGCTGAAAAGTATGACTCATTGCTGGATGAGGTCGTCGAACTTCGAGCTGAAAATAAAGAGCTTAAAGCCGAAGTTAACACCCTTAAGTCAAATGGTCAAGCTTCCAGAGAAGCAGTTGACAAGGTGAACACCAAGGTGGCAGAACTTTCAGCTGAGATTGCCGACCTGGACCAATACGGTAGAAGGCTAAACCTAGAAATACATGGGCTGAAAGTGGAAGGAAACTCAGCACAAGAAAATCTTGCAGAGGTGCTACAAAAGGTGGCCAAAGACATCCATGTGGACTACCAGCCTTCCCAGGTTCATCAGGCACATCGTCTACAACCTCGTAAAGACGGCAACCCACCCGCCATCATCGTCCAATTCTATTCAAAGACTATAAGAGACAAGTGGCTGCACAGTGGGAGAAAAGCAAGAATCAGCGGAGTTTATTTCAACGAGAGTCTTTCGGGTTATCATAGGCTGTTACTCAAAGACGCTAAGCTAAGAGCCAGAACACATGGCTACGCTTTTGTTTGGTTTAGTGGCGGGAGAGTATTGGTGAAAAAGGGAGAAACCAGTCAAAATGTTCTGGTCATCAAGTCTAGAGACGACCTAAAAAAGATAAACTAGGTTAGCCTAAAGTAaactcaaacaaaaaactaacttaaattgtttaacttcGAAATGGAGCCCTTTTTCACCAGTATTCtggatatttgtttgtttatattgtttgttggaAGCTGTAGCATGAATTTAGCCTATATATTACCACCACAGCATTTCTTACCATATTTATACTATAGTAGGCCTTTagaaattgttgattttttcatagtttgtttaattttattgttgtttattgtatctaGATCTCTGTTGTGTGttgttattgattgttgttattgctCTTTACACCTCTTTAGTTTATTGTTCCCTTTATTGGAGACAAAGagggtttgttaattttttaatagtctaTTTAGCTTGTTATTACTTGTTGCCTCTCTACCTGTTGCCAGTAATGTTTAgattttgttgttacattttaaatagtttagtcttaACTCATTATTCatgcaggaattaaatttaacCGATAGTcgtttatattactgtaattatggCAGTTTTGAAGAATGGACAAATAGCCTAGGTGAAAGTAGAAAGGATATAGACCTTCTTTATCTAAACATCAGATCTCTGAATAAACACTGGGACACACtaaaattgcaaattttatccaaaaatagTAGGCCTAAGTTTGATCTGATTATTTTATCTGAAGTGTCATGTGACTCTCATGAGTTAGCTTTATTTAGTTTGCCATCCTACACTAAAGTGTCAAAACTTAGAGAAAACAAGGGGGGAGGGGGGATTGTTATGTTTGTCAATGACCTAACGCTTCAGTTTTCACAAATCACAGTTGATAACATAAGCACTTACGAACACATTACTGGAGAATTGAGTATAGTGGGATCGAAAGaaccttacaaatttattattcatgcAGTGTACAGACCTCCCACCTCCTCTAGTGGGTTTTTTCACTCCCACAGGCCACCGAAGAGCTAACTTATGCCCTCACGAAACTGCACACACTCGAAAATTTGATACTAATAGGGGatactaatataaatttgaagaaaaaagtGATATAAATGTATTGAGTTATGAGGCAGCATTAGCAGAAAGGGGCCTAGAAAGGGGTATATGGGACTACACGAGAGAGGAAATATGCCTGGGTAGTGTAGTAAGATCATGCATAGAccacatttattataaactggaTATGTCTATTAAAAACATCTTCACtggtataattaaaaccaaaatttctgaCCATTACCCTATAGTTTGCCAGAATAGAGCTATTGGAGGAAGAAAAAAGAGACACTgaggttgaaaaaaaattaaaatactaaaagaaccACTGCTAAAGAAACTCATAGAGAAAGAAACTTGGGATATAGAAGATACAACTAGTGTAAATGCAGGATtcgagaaagtaataaataaattcattagcaTCTATGATAGAAGTACTATTACCATAAATAGGACAGGTGGGAGGATTGATAAGCAAGGTGGACAGCACGTAAGGACTCCACTGAAAGAATGGATGAACCAGGaactaataaacttaataaaggaAAGGGACAGAATATTTAGACTATGGAAAGGGGACCCCTCTAACATCAGATTCCGAAAATTGTACAAGAATTTAAGAAATagattgaacaataaaataaagtatagaaaaaatagGTATTACCAGCATTTATTCGAAGTCAACAAAAACAATTCCAGGAAGGTTTGgggaaaacataaaattatcttttggggaagaacaactaaaaataatatatgataagaCAATTGAGGTGGCTATGGGAAAAACCATGAATAACAAAGAAATTGTGGATAGCTTtgccaattattttttagaaggCATTGATAGAATAAAACACTGCTGTGGTAATAGAGAGGAATGTGATATAAATGACAATATGGGTAACAGTGTATTACAGAATTTCTACATACCTATAGCTACTccgaaaagtattgtaaaaataataaaaggcattAATGCTGACAAGTCCCCAGGAATCGATGGAGTAAGAATGAAAGACATTCAAAAAGCAATGGATGGTATCACCAAACCATTgactacattaataaataaatcattaaaagaagGTATATTTCCGGATTGCTTGAAAACATCTATTGTTAGAccagtatacaaaaataacagtaaaaaggattttcaaaattatcgtccgatAGCCATATTATCATCTgtagagaaaatattagaaaaatatgtattagaaaacttaaataagtacttagatgagaataaaatattaagtcataaacaatttggatttagaaagaattacaacactgaaatggcattaaaagggtttgcagatataggaaataaaattatggacaCTAAACTGCATGGATTggctttgtttattgatttttcaaaagcttttgatactgtagAGCATAATAAGATTGTTGCAGCCCTATTCAAAATGGGGTGTGAGGGGTCCCTATTtagaatggtttaagagctatttaAAAGACAGGAAATTTGTGGTAAAAGTATTGAACACACTAAGCGATGAGAGAAATATAAAGTACGGAGTACCGCAAGGAAGCCAGATCGGTCcagctctttttataatttatttagatgagattttaagaaagattgaggattgtcacatttttgcttttgcagatgacatactACTCCTGTCACAGCATAAAGATATAAGAATTGCAGAAAAAatactacagaataattttaacacgTTAAACAAATGGACTCATGACAATGGCTtgataataaacaaccaaaagGACATGCTTAATGCATATTTgccaaaagaatatgaaaattgatagagtagtaaatattaaataccatgatTGTGAATGTTTGCATGGTCATAAACAATGTCAATGTGAGAGTATTAAATTGGTTGAAACTGTGAGATATCTGGGCATAACTGTTGACAATAGGCTAACATGGAAACCTCATGTAACTTTACTACAGAGAAAACTTGGCCCCTGTATTGCCATAAtgcataaactgcaaaataacagtttataaggcaatatttcaatcaataatcacATATAGAATAACTACCTGGGGAACAACAGCGAATAGCcattttaaaccaaatactaaatttacaaaaaaagatgtttaagggC harbors:
- the LOC124371612 gene encoding uncharacterized protein LOC124371612 — protein: MASENCGNCNDKLSKTGDYASCSFCSRGFHFERCSVKKQTWTSMGAKQSTWVCTICRKNKKGSTSQNEDEDVLPQANPDDDLEVSSLGVQRSILAKVTALMDMKGKLDSIESSMKFLAEKYDSLLDEVVELRAENKELKAEVNTLKSNGQASREAVDKVNTKVAELSAEIADLDQYGRRLNLEIHGLKVEGNSAQENLAEVLQKVAKDIHVDYQPSQVHQAHRLQPRKDGNPPAIIVQFYSKTIRDKWLHSGRKARISGVYFNESLSGYHRLLLKDAKLRARTHGYAFVWFSGGRVLVKKGETSQNVLVIKSRDDLKKIN